From the genome of Lawsonella clevelandensis, one region includes:
- a CDS encoding ATP-dependent Clp protease ATP-binding subunit: protein MFERFTDRARRVVVLAQEEARMLNHNYIGTEHILLGLIHEGEGVAAKALEAMDISLESVREQVEEIIGQGTQAPSGHIPFTPRAKKVLEYSLREALQLGHNYIGTEHILLGLIREGEGVAAQVLTNLGADLPRVRQQVIQLLNGYQGSSSSLEATQEPAAAASVPSSSPSRGRGGTPSTSLVLDQFGRNLTAAAREGKLDPVIGREKEIERIMQVLCRRTKNNPCLIGEPGVGKTAVVEGLALAIAHDDVPDILANKQLYSLDLSSMVAGSRYRGDFEERMKKVLKEITQRGDIIIFIDEIHTLVGAGAAEGSIDAANILKPRLSRGEIQCIGATTMDEYHKHIEKDAALERRFQPIQVPEPTQEMAIDILKGLRDRYEQHHKVTITDAAITSAVDLSARYITDRYLPDKAIDLIDEAGARLRIKRMTAPPDLREFDDKIAEVRGRKESAIDNQDFEKAAALRDDEKKLIAERKVREQQWRDGESASDAIVDDENIAEVLANWTGIPVAKLTESESNRLLHMEDELHKRIIGQNEAVQAVSRAIRRTRAGLKDPKRPAGTFIFAGPSGVGKTELSKALAEFLFGDDDALITVDMGEYHDAYQVSRLFGSSPGYVGYEEGGQLTEKVRRKPFSVVLFDEIEKAHQRVYDSLMQVLDEGRMTDGQGREVDFRNTVIIFTSNIGTQDISKPVGMGFQDSANADENNYQRMQNKVREGMKKHFRPEFLNRIDDVIVFRQLTEDEILEMVDLMLGGVQKQLRNQDLTLEVTELAKCLLAKRGFDPVLGARPLRRTIQRYVEDELSEMIIFGEFAPGDTIQVGVDGWDGEDSHDNALFTFTVVKPEAPRDVVDADDGSATGADAPELVAEPEQIVPLASHSEELTSADGAAVAESDDEEFLS, encoded by the coding sequence ATGTTCGAACGGTTTACGGATCGCGCTCGCCGCGTGGTTGTGCTGGCCCAAGAAGAGGCTCGCATGCTCAACCACAATTACATCGGAACCGAGCACATCCTGTTAGGACTTATCCACGAGGGTGAAGGCGTTGCCGCCAAGGCCCTTGAGGCCATGGACATCTCCCTCGAATCTGTGCGCGAGCAGGTCGAGGAGATTATCGGGCAGGGCACGCAAGCCCCCTCCGGCCACATTCCTTTCACCCCCCGTGCCAAGAAGGTCCTGGAGTACTCTCTCCGCGAGGCACTGCAGCTAGGCCACAATTACATCGGAACCGAGCACATCCTGCTCGGCCTGATCCGCGAGGGTGAGGGTGTCGCCGCCCAGGTGCTCACCAACCTCGGTGCGGATCTGCCGCGTGTGCGTCAGCAGGTCATTCAGCTGCTCAACGGCTACCAGGGGAGCTCTTCCTCTCTGGAGGCTACCCAGGAGCCAGCGGCCGCTGCTTCAGTACCCTCCTCCTCCCCGTCCCGCGGCCGCGGGGGCACCCCCTCTACCTCTCTGGTGCTTGACCAGTTCGGCCGTAACCTCACGGCAGCTGCCCGCGAAGGCAAGCTCGACCCCGTCATCGGGCGTGAGAAGGAAATCGAACGCATCATGCAGGTGTTGTGTCGCCGCACCAAGAACAACCCCTGCCTCATTGGCGAGCCGGGTGTCGGCAAGACGGCCGTGGTGGAAGGCCTCGCGTTGGCAATTGCCCACGACGATGTGCCAGACATCCTCGCCAACAAGCAGCTCTACAGCCTTGACCTCTCCAGCATGGTGGCGGGCTCCCGCTACCGCGGTGATTTCGAAGAGCGTATGAAGAAGGTGCTCAAGGAAATCACCCAGCGCGGTGACATTATTATCTTCATTGACGAGATCCACACCCTGGTAGGTGCGGGTGCCGCCGAGGGCTCCATTGACGCTGCCAACATTCTGAAGCCGCGTCTCTCCCGTGGTGAAATTCAGTGCATTGGCGCCACCACCATGGACGAGTATCACAAGCACATTGAGAAGGATGCCGCACTGGAGCGCCGCTTCCAGCCCATTCAGGTGCCGGAGCCGACCCAGGAAATGGCTATCGACATTCTCAAGGGCCTGCGCGACCGCTACGAACAGCATCACAAGGTCACTATCACCGATGCTGCTATTACCAGCGCCGTAGACCTGTCTGCCCGTTACATCACCGACCGCTACTTGCCGGATAAGGCCATCGACCTGATCGATGAGGCCGGTGCCCGCCTGCGCATTAAGCGTATGACCGCGCCGCCGGACCTGCGTGAGTTCGACGACAAGATCGCCGAGGTGCGCGGCCGCAAGGAATCCGCCATCGACAACCAGGACTTCGAGAAGGCCGCCGCTCTGCGCGACGACGAGAAGAAGCTCATTGCTGAGCGGAAAGTGCGCGAGCAGCAGTGGCGGGACGGCGAATCCGCCTCCGATGCGATCGTGGACGACGAGAACATTGCCGAGGTGTTGGCCAACTGGACCGGTATCCCCGTCGCCAAGCTCACTGAGTCTGAATCCAACCGTCTGCTGCATATGGAAGATGAGCTGCACAAACGCATCATCGGCCAGAATGAGGCAGTGCAGGCCGTGTCCCGCGCGATCCGCCGCACCCGCGCCGGCCTGAAAGACCCGAAGCGTCCCGCCGGTACCTTTATCTTCGCCGGCCCCTCCGGTGTGGGTAAGACTGAGCTGTCGAAGGCATTGGCCGAGTTCCTGTTTGGTGACGATGATGCCCTCATCACGGTAGATATGGGCGAATACCACGACGCCTACCAGGTCTCCCGCCTCTTCGGTTCCTCCCCCGGATACGTGGGCTACGAAGAGGGTGGCCAGCTCACCGAGAAGGTGCGTCGCAAGCCGTTCTCCGTGGTGCTCTTCGACGAGATCGAAAAGGCCCACCAGCGTGTCTACGACTCCCTCATGCAGGTTCTCGACGAAGGTCGCATGACGGACGGACAGGGTCGCGAGGTGGACTTCCGCAACACCGTCATCATCTTCACCTCCAACATTGGCACCCAGGATATTTCCAAGCCGGTCGGCATGGGCTTCCAGGATTCCGCCAATGCGGACGAGAACAACTATCAGCGAATGCAGAACAAGGTGCGCGAGGGTATGAAGAAGCACTTCCGCCCCGAGTTCCTCAACCGTATTGATGATGTCATCGTCTTCCGTCAGCTCACCGAGGACGAAATCTTGGAGATGGTCGACCTCATGCTGGGCGGTGTGCAGAAGCAGCTGCGCAACCAGGACCTCACCTTGGAGGTCACTGAACTGGCCAAGTGTCTGCTGGCCAAGCGCGGCTTCGACCCGGTGCTGGGTGCCCGTCCGCTGCGTCGCACCATTCAGCGCTACGTGGAGGACGAGCTGTCCGAGATGATTATCTTCGGCGAGTTCGCGCCGGGCGACACCATCCAGGTGGGAGTCGACGGCTGGGACGGCGAAGACTCCCACGACAACGCCCTCTTCACTTTCACCGTTGTGAAGCCTGAGGCACCCCGCGATGTCGTGGATGCTGATGATGGGTCCGCTACTGGTGCCGATGCCCCCGAACTGGTGGCGGAGCCGGAGCAGATTGTGCCCCTTGCTTCCCATAGCGAGGAGCTGACGTCCGCGGATGGCGCTGCTGTCGCCGAGTCGGATGATGAGGAGTTCCTCAGCTAG